Proteins encoded within one genomic window of Dyadobacter chenhuakuii:
- the folP gene encoding dihydropteroate synthase — protein MLQVSKKTLNIRGKLLDLSTPAVMGILNITSDSFYEGSRMRSEDELLSKAGQMLAEGAIMVDIGGYSTRPGAKEVEVAEESDRVESAVVPLNKNFPELIISVDTFRSEVARRAIETGAHIVNDVSGGTLDDQMFDVVSTLRVPYILMHMRGTPQTMSTMTTYNQLVPDVLKDLKGKIDKLRSLGVADIIVDPGFGFAKNTEQNFELMHHLSAFSLLDCPLLVGISRKATIYKTLGISAAEALNGTSVMNTMALERGASIIRVHDVRPAAEAVKLWMATSSVN, from the coding sequence ATGTTGCAAGTTAGCAAAAAAACGCTCAACATCAGGGGCAAACTGCTCGATCTGTCCACACCAGCCGTGATGGGGATTCTCAACATTACATCCGACTCATTTTACGAAGGAAGCCGGATGCGATCGGAAGATGAATTACTCTCAAAAGCAGGTCAGATGCTGGCAGAGGGCGCTATAATGGTCGATATTGGCGGATATTCCACACGTCCCGGTGCAAAGGAAGTAGAGGTGGCCGAAGAGTCGGATCGGGTGGAGTCGGCTGTGGTGCCACTGAATAAAAATTTCCCTGAACTGATTATTTCTGTCGATACATTTCGGTCCGAAGTAGCGAGGCGGGCAATAGAAACAGGTGCCCACATCGTTAATGATGTTTCCGGAGGAACTCTGGACGATCAGATGTTTGATGTTGTCAGCACATTACGCGTTCCTTACATATTAATGCATATGCGCGGAACGCCACAAACGATGAGCACTATGACCACTTATAATCAGCTCGTTCCGGATGTTTTGAAAGATTTGAAAGGAAAGATAGACAAGCTGAGATCCTTGGGCGTTGCGGACATTATTGTCGATCCGGGTTTCGGATTTGCCAAGAATACGGAACAGAATTTCGAGTTGATGCATCATTTGTCAGCATTCAGCTTGCTGGACTGCCCGCTTTTGGTTGGCATTTCGCGGAAAGCAACCATTTATAAAACGTTAGGCATATCCGCTGCGGAAGCATTAAATGGTACGTCTGTGATGAATACAATGGCTTTGGAACGAGGGGCTTCCATCATTCGGGTGCACGATGTTAGGCCCGCTGCGGAAGCTGTTAAACTGTGGATGGCTACTTCAAGTGTAAATTAA
- a CDS encoding shikimate kinase, whose translation MKNVILVGMMSSGKSTLGKKLARLLGYKFVDLDKLIEKDQQSDIPGLFAQKGEPYFREVESRILKEQASQHGIVLASGGGTPCFHDNMAFIKGMGISVFLDVPASSLAKRIRSHGKDDRPILSGATSLEETLQNKIDERLPFYSQADIVIKGEIEANHLLEMLHPLL comes from the coding sequence ATGAAGAATGTCATATTAGTCGGTATGATGTCGTCCGGCAAATCGACATTGGGTAAAAAGCTGGCGAGACTGCTGGGTTACAAGTTTGTTGATCTGGATAAATTGATTGAAAAGGATCAGCAAAGCGACATTCCTGGCTTGTTTGCACAAAAGGGAGAACCGTACTTCCGTGAAGTAGAGAGCCGTATCTTGAAGGAACAAGCTTCACAGCACGGCATCGTGCTGGCATCGGGCGGAGGAACACCTTGTTTTCATGATAATATGGCTTTTATTAAGGGAATGGGCATCAGCGTATTTCTGGATGTTCCTGCTTCCAGCCTGGCCAAAAGGATCCGCAGCCACGGCAAGGACGATCGTCCTATTTTGTCGGGAGCAACTTCGCTTGAAGAAACATTACAGAACAAAATCGATGAGCGCCTGCCGTTTTATTCACAAGCAGACATTGTTATAAAAGGTGAAATTGAAGCAAATCATTTACTAGAAATGCTTCATCCGTTATTGTAG
- a CDS encoding ABC-F family ATP-binding cassette domain-containing protein, which produces MITVQNVSLRYGKRVLFDEVNIKFVPGNCYGVIGANGAGKSTFLKILSGEIEPQTGNVSMNPGERMTFLKQDQFEFDAYTVMDTVILGHERLYKIMKEREAIYEKEEFTDADGEKAADLEAEFADLNGWEAETEAAQLLSGLGLTEEQHSATMGDLNANDKVRVLLAQALFGNPDVLLLDEPTNNLDVETVLWLENFLADFKNTVIVVSHDRHFLDEVCTHVVDIDFSKVQMFSGNYSFWYESSQLALKQRQDQNKKSEDKRKELEDFIRRFSANASKSKQATSRAKLLDKLTIDDIKPSSRKYPYIAFKSEREVGDQLLRVEGLSKTADDGTKLFENVSFNVNKGDKIAFVSRNVMAISSFFDIINEEQKADKGTYTWGVTITKSYFTKDPTSFFDVDLNLVDWLRQYSEEKDESFIRGFLGRMLFSGEESLKKAKVLSGGEKVRCMLSRTMLSGANALVLDDPTNHLDLESITALNNGLIDFSGCLLFYSHDHQFVHTIANRIIEIGPKGILDKLMSYDEFLKDETVKQQRQKLY; this is translated from the coding sequence ATGATTACGGTTCAGAACGTATCATTGCGATACGGCAAAAGGGTATTATTCGATGAGGTTAATATAAAGTTTGTTCCCGGCAATTGTTATGGTGTGATCGGAGCGAATGGCGCTGGGAAATCTACATTCTTGAAGATCCTTTCAGGCGAAATAGAACCGCAGACAGGCAATGTAAGCATGAACCCCGGGGAAAGGATGACTTTCCTGAAACAGGATCAGTTCGAATTCGATGCATATACTGTGATGGATACGGTGATCCTGGGCCATGAGCGCCTTTACAAGATCATGAAGGAGCGCGAGGCGATTTATGAAAAAGAAGAATTTACAGACGCCGATGGTGAAAAAGCAGCCGATCTGGAAGCAGAATTCGCTGACTTGAATGGTTGGGAAGCCGAAACCGAAGCTGCGCAATTATTGAGCGGACTAGGCCTTACGGAAGAGCAGCATTCTGCAACAATGGGCGATCTGAATGCCAATGATAAAGTTCGGGTTTTACTTGCACAGGCACTTTTTGGAAATCCGGACGTGCTGCTTCTGGATGAGCCTACCAACAATCTTGATGTTGAAACGGTGCTCTGGCTGGAAAACTTCCTTGCCGATTTCAAAAACACCGTGATCGTTGTTTCCCACGACAGGCACTTCCTGGATGAGGTTTGTACGCATGTGGTCGACATTGATTTCAGTAAAGTACAAATGTTCTCCGGTAACTATTCTTTCTGGTACGAGTCCAGCCAGCTCGCTTTGAAGCAGCGTCAGGACCAAAACAAGAAATCCGAGGATAAGCGCAAGGAATTGGAAGATTTTATCAGAAGATTCAGTGCCAATGCTTCGAAATCCAAGCAGGCAACTTCCCGAGCCAAACTGTTGGATAAGCTTACCATTGATGACATTAAGCCGTCTTCTCGTAAATATCCATATATCGCTTTCAAATCTGAAAGGGAAGTGGGCGATCAGCTGCTGCGTGTTGAAGGCCTGTCAAAAACGGCTGATGACGGAACAAAGCTGTTTGAAAATGTTAGTTTCAATGTAAATAAAGGGGACAAAATAGCGTTCGTGAGCCGCAACGTGATGGCAATCAGCTCTTTCTTTGATATTATCAATGAAGAACAGAAGGCGGACAAAGGAACCTACACCTGGGGCGTTACCATCACCAAGTCATATTTCACAAAAGATCCGACTTCGTTTTTTGACGTCGATCTGAATCTGGTAGACTGGCTGCGTCAATATTCTGAGGAGAAGGACGAAAGTTTTATCCGCGGATTTTTGGGAAGAATGCTTTTCTCGGGTGAAGAATCTTTAAAGAAAGCGAAAGTGCTCTCGGGAGGTGAAAAAGTGCGTTGTATGCTTTCCAGAACCATGCTTTCAGGCGCTAATGCATTGGTTTTGGATGATCCTACCAACCACCTTGACCTTGAATCCATTACGGCATTGAACAATGGTCTGATCGATTTCTCCGGTTGTCTTTTGTTCTATTCCCATGACCACCAGTTCGTTCATACTATCGCGAACAGGATCATTGAAATCGGGCCGAAAGGAATTTTGGATAAACTAATGTCTTACGACGAATTCCTGAAAGACGAAACTGTGAAGCAGCAGCGTCAGAAGCTTTACTAA
- the rpsT gene encoding 30S ribosomal protein S20, whose protein sequence is MANHKSALKRIRANETKRLRNRYQHKTTRSYIKKLRDTTDKAVAVEVYKTVSSMLDRLAKKNIIHKKKASNQKSKLARLVNSISVAA, encoded by the coding sequence ATGGCAAATCATAAATCAGCATTAAAAAGAATCCGCGCTAACGAAACAAAGCGTTTGCGTAATCGCTACCAACACAAAACTACACGTTCATACATAAAGAAATTGCGTGATACGACCGATAAGGCAGTAGCTGTTGAAGTTTACAAAACTGTATCTTCAATGTTGGATCGTTTGGCAAAGAAAAACATCATCCACAAGAAAAAAGCTTCTAACCAGAAGTCGAAATTGGCCAGATTGGTTAATTCAATTTCAGTTGCAGCATAA
- the cdaA gene encoding diadenylate cyclase CdaA — protein sequence MRVGFLNINWADVLDVFLVAILLYQVFTLVRGSIASRVFLGYLFVYVFYLVVKGLGLGLLTAILQYFMGVGAVALIVIFQQEIRRFLLIIGKSTIYTNNGLLKKMMGNSVLDLKGKNLKEIVDASKTIAANFTGALIVINKRDDLGKFVETGELLDARVSKPLLVSLFNQYSELHDGAIIIVDGILKAARCVLPVADGIDVPSSLGFRHRAAMGMSEATDAIVIVISEQTGKISLAVEGELHSNIPYSELENRIEEYLNSDVQRMPK from the coding sequence ATGCGTGTGGGTTTTTTAAACATCAATTGGGCTGATGTCCTGGATGTTTTTTTGGTGGCCATCCTTCTTTATCAGGTTTTTACACTGGTCCGTGGAAGCATCGCGAGCCGGGTTTTTCTGGGTTACCTGTTTGTTTACGTGTTTTATCTGGTGGTAAAAGGGCTGGGACTGGGCTTACTCACCGCTATCCTGCAATATTTCATGGGCGTGGGAGCCGTTGCACTGATCGTGATTTTTCAGCAGGAAATCCGGCGGTTTTTGCTCATTATAGGTAAGTCGACCATTTATACCAATAATGGTTTGCTTAAAAAAATGATGGGCAATTCTGTGCTGGACCTGAAAGGCAAAAATTTGAAAGAGATTGTCGATGCTTCCAAAACCATCGCCGCCAATTTTACCGGGGCACTCATAGTTATCAACAAGCGCGACGATCTGGGCAAGTTTGTGGAGACGGGTGAACTATTGGATGCCCGCGTTTCCAAACCGCTGCTGGTTTCTTTATTTAATCAATACAGTGAGCTGCATGATGGCGCTATTATCATTGTAGACGGCATTTTGAAAGCGGCCAGGTGTGTTTTACCGGTTGCTGACGGCATCGATGTTCCATCGTCGCTGGGATTCAGGCATCGTGCTGCCATGGGCATGAGCGAGGCCACTGACGCCATTGTGATCGTTATTTCGGAGCAGACAGGTAAAATTTCGCTTGCTGTGGAAGGTGAGCTGCACAGCAACATTCCTTATTCTGAATTGGAAAACCGCATAGAAGAATATCTGAATTCGGATGTGCAACGTATGCCCAAGTGA
- a CDS encoding BT_3928 family protein: MKILAQISRIIVGLLFIFSGLIKLNDPVGTQYKLEEYFEVFAMDLPQFHDFFMALVPLALYFSVFLCTAEVVLGIALLVGYKPRTTAWSLLLIIVFFTFLTFYSAYFNKVTDCGCFGAAIKLTPWTSFGKDIFLLALILIIVFYRKKFKALPTGIIVVISTIASLGIAVYALRHLPILDLLPYRVGASIPAQLKPSEPLRYLYIFDKGGKEVEFEKYPSDTTLVFKEMVVLNEDAKPKITDYKVWNDAGDYTEETFKGKKLFLIIKNLTDINTAALPDINKLINRVKTKGVEPIILTSGNSEEIVKFLAAHQLNAPYYYVDATVLKTISRSNPGLWLLKDGVVKGKWHYNDTPEAEEVIELVK; this comes from the coding sequence ATGAAAATTCTTGCTCAGATCTCACGCATCATTGTTGGCTTACTATTCATTTTTTCAGGCCTGATCAAGCTGAATGATCCCGTTGGAACGCAATACAAGCTGGAAGAGTATTTTGAAGTCTTTGCAATGGACCTGCCCCAGTTTCATGACTTTTTTATGGCGCTTGTTCCGCTGGCGCTTTACTTTTCAGTCTTTCTGTGTACGGCCGAAGTGGTGCTGGGCATTGCATTGCTTGTAGGATATAAACCCAGAACAACCGCCTGGTCGCTCCTGCTGATCATTGTATTTTTTACCTTCCTGACATTCTATTCAGCTTATTTCAATAAAGTAACGGATTGCGGCTGCTTCGGCGCGGCGATCAAGCTCACGCCCTGGACTTCGTTTGGAAAAGACATTTTCCTGCTTGCGCTGATCCTGATCATCGTCTTTTACCGAAAGAAATTCAAAGCATTGCCCACCGGCATTATCGTCGTCATTTCGACCATTGCTTCGCTCGGCATTGCTGTTTACGCATTAAGGCATCTGCCCATTCTGGACCTGCTCCCCTACCGCGTCGGCGCCAGCATTCCGGCCCAACTGAAACCTTCCGAGCCACTGCGCTATCTGTATATTTTTGATAAAGGCGGCAAAGAAGTTGAGTTTGAAAAATATCCAAGTGATACTACATTGGTTTTCAAGGAAATGGTTGTGCTGAATGAGGACGCAAAGCCCAAAATAACAGATTACAAAGTTTGGAATGATGCAGGCGATTATACCGAGGAAACATTCAAAGGCAAGAAGCTTTTCCTGATCATTAAAAACCTGACAGACATTAATACTGCTGCCTTACCAGACATTAACAAGCTCATTAACAGGGTAAAAACGAAGGGTGTAGAACCCATTATCCTTACATCAGGCAATAGTGAAGAAATTGTAAAATTCCTGGCGGCGCATCAGCTCAATGCTCCTTACTATTATGTAGATGCCACGGTTTTAAAAACCATTTCCAGGTCCAATCCTGGCTTGTGGCTTTTGAAGGACGGCGTAGTAAAGGGAAAATGGCATTATAACGATACGCCGGAGGCGGAGGAAGTCATTGAATTGGTAAAATAA
- a CDS encoding gluconate 2-dehydrogenase subunit 3 family protein, protein MKRRDTLKALTLSSLGITALSPQVALAEQRELDIQTPPETPLKIPGGRTKEEAIRDAKLMKEKFLTVAELATIKVLVDIIIPADDKSGSASQAGVPDFIEFIAKDMPQNQVPLRGGLKWLELESNKRFKKGFTLLTKAQQLQIVDDIAYPEKAKPMHSQGVAFFNLMRNLTASGYYTSKIGIADLGYMGNTPNVWEGVPADVLKQYGLSYE, encoded by the coding sequence ATGAAACGTCGAGATACATTAAAAGCATTAACGCTCAGTTCCTTAGGGATAACCGCATTAAGCCCGCAGGTTGCCCTCGCTGAACAAAGAGAACTTGATATCCAAACGCCCCCGGAAACCCCGCTTAAAATTCCGGGTGGACGCACAAAGGAAGAAGCGATCAGGGACGCCAAATTAATGAAGGAAAAATTCCTTACAGTGGCAGAACTGGCAACCATCAAAGTGCTGGTAGACATTATCATTCCGGCTGATGATAAATCGGGCAGCGCGTCACAAGCGGGCGTACCGGATTTTATCGAATTCATTGCTAAGGATATGCCTCAAAACCAGGTTCCTTTGCGTGGTGGGCTGAAATGGCTGGAATTGGAATCCAATAAAAGATTCAAGAAAGGCTTTACATTATTGACCAAAGCCCAGCAATTGCAGATTGTGGACGACATTGCCTATCCTGAAAAGGCGAAACCAATGCACAGCCAGGGTGTTGCCTTCTTCAATCTTATGCGTAATTTAACTGCATCCGGTTACTATACATCCAAGATTGGCATTGCTGACCTGGGTTATATGGGTAACACGCCAAATGTGTGGGAAGGTGTTCCTGCGGATGTTTTGAAGCAATATGGTTTGAGTTACGAATAG
- a CDS encoding beta-propeller fold lactonase family protein: MKKVALFAGLAALGAVPAIAQSPINFNARGLVVVSDADMAASALVDGKLLRDNTAKDLLTTIKFPVERGSKGLGSAIVSNSVLASSKTLAVPANGTLAYVLDSRLRPEDGVSEYKDAFTEFPAGEKLFVVDITNLAAPKAKFGFSVGRKPNAIDVNKNELILTTNDVGKELVFIEAGPDGKPARFLNLPAAIDTANKIIDITWHPSGDFIAFTLDNSNEVGLYKVIREAGKLKNVEMVGKPVKVGAEPSFGKFSADGRHYFVLDTKAASPGKGTGAGEIHVVNFSMDGAIEHKVAAQVPAGTNTGSFAVSPDGSMLVTVNAGKSGAPWTEAGSGAGASLTLYKVAAPTGALTKVADYPFEGIYPQSVAFDKDGSNVAVSVFEYLAYGTGNGGVEFWTVAKGDSPSLKKQGAVISVGKGAHTLRVIP; the protein is encoded by the coding sequence ATGAAAAAAGTCGCATTATTTGCTGGTTTGGCAGCCTTGGGAGCAGTTCCGGCGATTGCCCAATCACCCATTAACTTCAATGCCCGGGGTTTGGTCGTTGTTTCAGATGCCGACATGGCAGCGTCAGCGCTGGTCGATGGCAAGCTGTTGAGGGATAACACGGCAAAAGACCTGCTGACGACCATTAAATTTCCAGTTGAAAGAGGCAGTAAGGGATTGGGAAGCGCTATCGTATCCAATTCTGTGCTTGCATCTTCAAAGACATTAGCCGTCCCGGCGAACGGAACGCTTGCTTATGTGCTCGATAGCAGGCTGCGTCCGGAGGATGGCGTGAGTGAATATAAGGATGCATTCACCGAATTTCCGGCAGGAGAAAAATTGTTCGTCGTGGACATTACTAACCTGGCGGCGCCGAAAGCAAAATTTGGGTTTTCAGTCGGGCGCAAACCGAATGCTATTGATGTGAATAAAAACGAACTGATACTGACCACCAATGATGTCGGCAAAGAACTCGTTTTTATTGAGGCAGGGCCGGATGGCAAGCCTGCACGTTTCCTGAACCTGCCTGCGGCCATTGATACAGCAAATAAAATCATTGACATTACATGGCATCCGTCAGGTGATTTCATCGCATTTACACTTGATAACTCCAATGAAGTAGGACTTTATAAAGTGATCCGGGAAGCGGGGAAGTTAAAGAATGTGGAAATGGTTGGCAAGCCCGTGAAAGTGGGAGCGGAGCCTTCTTTTGGTAAATTTTCGGCAGATGGAAGACATTATTTTGTGCTGGATACCAAGGCGGCATCACCTGGAAAAGGAACAGGGGCCGGCGAAATCCATGTTGTCAATTTCTCTATGGATGGCGCGATCGAACATAAAGTGGCGGCGCAGGTTCCTGCCGGAACAAATACGGGATCATTTGCGGTAAGCCCGGACGGCTCTATGCTCGTAACCGTCAATGCGGGCAAAAGCGGTGCACCCTGGACGGAAGCAGGTTCAGGAGCCGGCGCTTCGCTGACATTATATAAAGTTGCAGCACCTACGGGCGCACTGACAAAAGTGGCTGATTATCCGTTTGAAGGGATTTATCCGCAAAGCGTTGCATTTGATAAGGATGGTTCAAATGTTGCCGTTTCTGTCTTTGAATATCTTGCTTATGGCACAGGAAATGGAGGAGTTGAGTTCTGGACAGTTGCAAAAGGCGATTCGCCTTCGCTTAAAAAACAGGGCGCGGTGATCAGCGTTGGCAAAGGCGCCCATACATTGCGGGTTATTCCATAA
- a CDS encoding DUF1599 domain-containing protein: MKSTESEYQEIIQYCQDLFAKKNKDYGTSWRILRIPSLTDQIFIKAQRIRTIQEKGMQKVDEDVSSEFIGIINYCVMALIQIASIEQKQEINDTELTTLYNQQVNEVKELLFNKNHDYGEAWRDMRVSSMTDIILMKLLRIKQIEDNQGLTLVSEGVKAGYQDIINYSVFCLIKSNALQTN; this comes from the coding sequence GTGAAATCCACAGAATCGGAATATCAGGAAATCATTCAGTATTGCCAAGATCTTTTCGCAAAAAAAAATAAAGATTACGGGACATCCTGGCGCATACTACGCATCCCTTCCCTTACCGACCAGATATTCATCAAAGCGCAGCGCATCCGCACCATTCAGGAAAAAGGCATGCAGAAAGTGGACGAAGATGTTTCCTCAGAATTCATCGGGATCATTAATTATTGCGTCATGGCATTGATCCAGATCGCCTCTATTGAGCAGAAGCAGGAGATCAATGACACCGAACTGACGACATTATACAATCAGCAAGTGAACGAAGTGAAGGAATTGCTGTTTAATAAAAATCATGATTACGGCGAAGCCTGGCGCGATATGCGCGTTAGTTCTATGACCGATATCATTCTCATGAAGTTATTAAGGATCAAGCAGATCGAGGATAATCAGGGATTAACCCTTGTTTCTGAGGGAGTTAAAGCTGGTTATCAGGACATTATCAACTATTCTGTCTTTTGCTTGATCAAATCCAATGCTTTGCAAACCAATTGA